In the Macadamia integrifolia cultivar HAES 741 unplaced genomic scaffold, SCU_Mint_v3 scaffold1000, whole genome shotgun sequence genome, one interval contains:
- the LOC122062340 gene encoding G-type lectin S-receptor-like serine/threonine-protein kinase LECRK1 translates to MAVPTLVFLLLSALQFSGASASSSNYTSYGAISRNSVPCSRRGSSYYNCRPSPNTTDSHRINLGSSLSPSSTNSSWLSPSGLFAFGFYPQGNGGFGVGIWYAQIPQHTLVWTPDRDDPPFSANATLRLTSDGRFILQRTQHDPEEDFVYDGGQPKESNISWASIVDEGNFVLFDSGSNVLWQSFDFPTNTILPDQRLLSGDEISSVSETNHNSINGRFRLLMQNNGNLVQYYSTGKGSVRYSYWESGTNTYRGRYVTLQLDDDGNLYMFDRHGLTVKNLSLSTGGGGTPTGDTVLYRLTIDNDGIFRVYSINADDQKSKWSIMWESSTDKCVPIGICGNNAYCTYTPMEDQPAVCHCIPGFDFIDKTQQSSDCQQSEQGCSTGNQTQNGNFFMSTLEKIEWKEDQYKVLSSTPTEEKCKEACLADSNCEIALFGDDQSCRLQQLPLRYGRRTVNTSTTPLTFVRGSNCSSSTTLETPPQYSACFSVRLIHM, encoded by the coding sequence ATGGCGGTTCCTACCTTAGTGTTTCTACTCCTCTCTGCACTTCAATTTTCTGGTGCCTCTGCATCATCTTCTAATTATACTTCCTACGGTGCAATTTCACGAAACTCGGTACCGTGTAGTAGACGTGGATCATCCTATTACAATTGTCGTCCATCACCCAACACCACTGATTCTCATCGAATCAACTTAGGATCCTCCCTCTCCCCATCCTCCACGAATTCATCATGGCTTTCTCCTTCTGGTTTATTTGCCTTTGGATTTTATCCACAGGGAAATGGTGGTTTTGGCGTTGGAATTTGGTATGCCCAAATACCTCAACATACACTCGTATGGACACCAGACCGAGACGATCCACCTTTCTCTGCCAACGCCACATTGCGCCTTACCAGCGATGGAAGGTTCATCCTGCAACGCACGCAACACGACCCAGAAGAAGATTTTGTATACGACGGAGGACAACCAAAAGAGTCCAATATCTCTTGGGCTTCCATCGTTGACGAGGGCAATTTCGTTCTATTTGATTCAGGATCAAATGTATTATGGCAAAGTTTTGATTTCCCTACCAACACCATTCTGCCAGATCAACGTCTACTCTCAGGGGATGAAATCTCTAGTGTATCTGAAACCAATCATAACTCTATTAATGGAAGATTTCGGCTCCTGATGCAGAATAACGGCAACCTTGTTCAATATTACTCCACTGGAAAGGGTTCAGTTCGATATTCATATTGGGAATCAGGTACCAATACGTATCGTGGGAGGTACGTGACATTACAGcttgatgatgatggaaaccTCTATATGTTTGATCGTCACGGCCTCACTGTGAAGAATCTATCTCTATCTACTGGTGGCGGTGGAACTCCCACCGGCGACACAGTTCTTTACCGTTTGACGATCGATAATGATGGGATCTTCAGAGTCTATTCCATAAATGCGGATGATCAAAAGAGTAAATGGTCGATCATGTGGGAATCATCAACCGATAAGTGTGTTCCCATTGGCATTTGTGGCAATAACGCGTATTGTACGTATACTCCCATGGAAGATCAGCCGGCCGTATGCCACTGTATTCCTGGTTTCGATTTCATTGATAAGACTCAACAAAGTTCGGATTGCCAGCAGAGTGAGCAGGGCTGCAGTACTGGAAACCAAACACAAAATGGCAACTTCTTCATGTCTACCTTGGAGAAGATTGAATGGAAAGAAGATCAATATAAAGTTTTGTCATCAACCCCAACTGAAGAAAAGTGCAAAGAAGCTTGCTTGGCAGACAGTAACTGTGAAATTGCATTGTTTGGAGATGATCAGTCTTGCAGATTACAGCAACTCCCATTGAGATATGGAAGAAGAACAGTAAATACATCTACCACCCCCTTGACTTTTGTTAGAGGCAGCAATTGTAGCAGTTCCACCACTCTGGAGACTCCTCCACAATACTCTGCTTGTTTTTCTGTACGACTAATTCACATGTAG
- the LOC122062344 gene encoding G-type lectin S-receptor-like serine/threonine-protein kinase LECRK2, whose product MASATFVLLLFLLLLLLVLSSLQFSAAGSINRTQSPKYTKPDHRIDLGSSLSPSSANSSWPSLYGRFAFGFYPQGNSGFAIGIWYAQIPQHSVVVWTPNPNYPPFSSNATLNLTSAGSFILKRTPQDPEEHFVYDGFYISWAYMSDSGNFALFDSGHNNLWQSFDFPTNNLLPGQSLLPGQAMHSSVSETNHSDGRFVLVMEQEGNLVQYPSGKLTKKFAYWESATNMYTLGDYVTLNLDEEGSLYLSNSSGHTVKNLATGGTPINDTVFYRMTLDVDGIFRLYSIGLDDQKKSKSWSIMWESSTDKCIPKGICGMNAYCTYNPMEDKEAVCNCIPGFDFIDKTQQGSDCRLQSDHHQDCSGILIQNGNFFMPKLEHVNWEDQYEVFPFPTEGACKEACLLDSDCEVALFGDDDQSCSLQKLPLRYGRRPVNTSTATTLTFVRGRNCGSFTTPDTLPHYSTCFYVRLIHL is encoded by the coding sequence ATGGCGTCTGCTACCTTCGTGTTGCTACTATTCCTACTCCTCCTACTCCTAGTCCTCTCTTCACTTCAATTTTCTGCTGCCGGTAGTATTAATCGTACACAATCACCCAAATACACTAAACCTGATCATCGAATTGACTTAGgatcctctctctccccttcctcTGCTAATTCGTCATGGCCATCTCTTTATGGTAGATTTGCCTTTGGATTTTATCCACAAGGAAATAGTGGGTTTGCCATTGGAATTTGGTATGCCCAAATACCTCAACATTCAGTTGTCGTATGGACTCCAAACCCAAACTATCCACCTTTCTCCTCCAATGCCACGTTGAACCTTACCAGTGCTGGAAGTTTCATCCTAAAACGCACGCCACAAGACCCAGAAGAACATTTTGTATACGATGGGTTTTATATCTCTTGGGCTTACATGTCTGATTCTGGCAATTTCGCTCTATTTGATTCAGGACATAACAATTTATGGCAAAGTTTTGATTTCCCTACCAACAACCTTTTGCCAGGTCAAAGTCTTCTCCCAGGGCAAGCGATGCACTCTAGTGTATCAGAAACCAACCACTCCGATGGAAGATTTGTGCTCGTTATGGAGCAAGAAGGCAATCTTGTTCAATATCCCTCTGGAAAGTTGACGAAGAAATTTGCATATTGGGAATCAGCTACCAATATGTATACTCTTGGAGATTACGTGACATTAAATCTTGATGAGGAAGGATCCCTCTATTTGTCTAATAGTTCCGGACACACTGTGAAGAATCTAGCCACCGGTGGAACTCCCATCAACGACACAGTTTTTTACCGCATGACGCTCGACGTTGATGGGATCTTCAGACTCTATTCCATTGGTTTGGACGATCAGAAGAAGAGTAAATCATGGTCGATCATGTGGGAATCATCAACTGATAAGTGTATTCCCAAAGGCATTTGTGGCATGAACGCGTATTGTACGTATAATCCTATGGAGGATAAGGAGGCAGTATGTAACTGTATTCCTGGTTTCGACTTCATTGATAAGACTCAACAGGGTTCGGATTGCCGCCTGCAGAGTGATCATCATCAGGATTGCAGTGGAATCCTGATACAAAATGGAAACTTCTTCATGCCTAAATTGGAGCACGTCAACTGGGAAGATCAATATGAAGTTTTTCCATTCCCAACTGAAGGAGCATGCAAAGAGGCTTGCTTGCTCGACAGTGACTGTGAAGTTGCATTGTTTGGAGATGATGATCAGTCGTGCAGTTTACAGAAACTCCCATTGAGATACGGAAGAAGACCAGTAAACACATCTACTGCCACCACCTTAACTTTTGTTAGAGGCAGAAATTGTGGCAGTTTCACCACTCCAGATACTCTTCCACACTACTCTACTTGTTTTTATGTACGACTAATTCATTTGTAA